The DNA segment AATGAGTAATTGCACGTCCACGGAACCTAATAGCTGCCTTAACCTTGTCGCCCTTCTCTAGAAACTTACGTGCATTACGTAGTTTCGTATTGAAGTCATGATCCTCAATCGTTGGGCTCAGACGGACTTCTTTAGTGTTAATGATTTTTTGGTTTTTGCGTGCTTCTTTGTCTTTCTTCTGCTGCTCATAGCGGTATTTTCCATAATCCATTATGCGGCAAACAGGCGGTTTTGCATTTGGTGCGACGCACACAAGGTCAAGATTGACGTTTTGGGCCATTTCTAGCGCTTCAAACTTTGATTTCACACCGATTTGATCGCCATTTGCACCAATAAGCCTTACTTCACGGGCACGAATCCCTTCATTGACCAACATGTCTTTACTAATAATGAGCCACCTCCACTGGATTTTGATCTTGCAGACTGTATATCGTCTAAACAGGTCATCATCATTGACGTGTGTACAAGAAAGTAACAGCAGTACGCTTTAACAAGATCCCACACAAAAAAGTGTGGACGCACTGCGCCCACACTGAAAACTCGTTAATACTGAAAACGAATGATACCTACCGACTTCGGTCGATCAGGTGAGAAGCGGGCGCTTCTGCTTTCCTATAGTTTGTTTAACACACTCTTA comes from the Alkalihalobacillus sp. FSL W8-0930 genome and includes:
- the infC gene encoding translation initiation factor IF-3; amino-acid sequence: MLVNEGIRAREVRLIGANGDQIGVKSKFEALEMAQNVNLDLVCVAPNAKPPVCRIMDYGKYRYEQQKKDKEARKNQKIINTKEVRLSPTIEDHDFNTKLRNARKFLEKGDKVKAAIRFRGRAITHSQIGRVVLERLAKECEDIATIEARPKMEGRSMFLVLAPNAEK